In Nicotiana tabacum cultivar K326 chromosome 19, ASM71507v2, whole genome shotgun sequence, one DNA window encodes the following:
- the LOC107809756 gene encoding kirola-like: protein MGLKGKLISQIEIKGCGDLFHEMFRHKPHHLPNVTPHKIQAVDLHQGDWGTVGSIVNWNYTIEGQEKVVKVVVEAIEEEKRLVTFKAFEGHIIEQYKAFKATVHIENEGENNLVLWTIEYEKQNDDVSEPFSYLEFATNLTKDVDAHHVNQQVDV from the exons ATGGGTTTGAAAGGAAAGTTGATTTCACAAATAGAGATCAAAGGTTGTGGGGATCTCTTTCATGAAATGTTTAGGCACAAACCACACCATCTTCCCAATGTGACTCCACATAAAATTCAAGCTGTCGATTTGCATCAAGGAGATTGGGGTACTGTAGGCTCCATCGTTAACTGGAATTATACTATCG AGGGGCAAGAGAAGGTAGTGAAAGTGGTTGTTGAAGCCATAGAGGAGGAGAAAAGGCTAGTGACATTCAAGGCATTTGAAGGTCATATAATAGAGCAATACAAGGCCTTCAAAGCAACAGTTCATATTGAGAATGAAGGAGAAAACAACTTGGTCTTATGGACTATTGAGTACGAGAAGCAGAATGATGACGTTTCAGAACCCTTCTCTTATTTGGAATTTGCCACTAATCTCACCAAAGATGTTGATGCCCACCATGTCAACCAGCAGGTTGACGTATAa